In Anaerolineales bacterium, the sequence TGGGAAGCGAAAATGCCATAGCTGCAGCTCCTTGGTTGGTTGTGGTTAAGCTGAAAACGGGCAGGAAACTCCTGCGTTACAATACGAACGAACTCTTTCATTGTAATTAGCCCCTTACCCCTTGTCAAGAAAACCACAATTTGAGCGCTATTTCGCCCCCTAGCACCAAACTTCCGCCGCATTTGGTGCTCTTTGTGGGCATCCTGGCGGTCTCGTCCTCGGCGCTGCTGATCCGCTATGCCCAGCGTGAGGCGCCGTCGCTGGTGATCGCGGCCTTTCGCATGGGCTTTTCAGCCCTGATCCTGCTGCCGCTGACCCTGCCGCGTCATGCGCCTGAGCTGCGCCGGCTGACCCGGTTCGAGCTGGGCCTGGCCGCCCTGGGCGGCGGCTTGCTGGCGCTGCACTTCGCCAGCTGGATCCTCTCGCTGGAGTACACCAGCGTGGCCAGTTCCGTGGTGCTGGTGACCACCAATCCGCTATGGGTGGCCCTGCTGGCCCCGCTCTTCCTCAAAGAGCGCCTGACCCCAGCGGTGCTGCTTGGCATGCTGGTGGCCCTGAGCGGCGGCTTGTTGGTTGGGCTGAGCAGCAGCGGCAATCTGGCGGCCGGCAGCCAGCCCTTGCTGGGTAACTTTTTGGCGCTGGTAGGCGCCTGGACCGGGGCGGGGTATATCCTGATCGGCCGGCGGCTGCGCCCCGTGCTGCCGCTGACGCCGTACATCTTTCTGGTGTACGGCATGGCGGCGCTGGTGCTGGCGGCCATGCTGGCCTTCTCCGGGCTGCCGGTGAGCGGTTTTTCCAGCGAGATCTACCTCTACATGCTGCTACTGGCCCTGCTGCCGCAGCTCTTGGGCCATTCCAGTTTCAACTGGGCGCTGGCGCACCTGCCGGCTTCCTTCGTATCGATTGCGCTGCTGGGCGAACCTGTAGGCGCCATCATTCTGGCGTTCTTTTTGCTGGGGGAGACGCCCGGGCTGTTGGAATTGTTGGGCGGCGCATTGATCCTGGCCGGCATTTTCATCGCCACCGTGCAGCCCAGCGCCAAAAAGGGTGGCTGAGTATAATTAATCCGGTTGTGCTGTACCCTTAGGAAGGAGTGCTATGTTAATTCGCTGCAAACACTGTTACACCCCATTCACCCTCAGCCAGGAAGGCGCAGTTGCCGCCTTGGCGGAAGTACAGGCCAACAATTACAAGTATTACAACGCCCACTGCCCCCGCTGTGGGCGCCCGAACTCCGTGGCCATGGCCCAGCTGATGCGGGAAGTGCCCGCTGAGACCCGGCAGGCGGCCGCAGCCCCTGCGGCCAAACCGGCCGCCGGCGCCAAGCCCGCCGCCGCAACCGCTGCGCGCCAGGCCGCCAGCAAGCCCAAGCCGTCCAAAGCTGAGGTGGAGAAGGCCATGAAGGCCGCCGCCGAAAAGGCCACCACGAAGAAAGCTGCCGCAAAGCCCGCGGCCGCAAAGCCCACGGCCGCAAAACCCGCGGCGGCGAAACCCGCAACCGCAAAACCCGCAGCCAGCAAACCGGCAGCCAGCAAACCGGCGGTGAAGGCAACCAAGGCACCCGCCAAGACGGCGGCGAAGCCCGCAGCCAAAGCAACCACCAAGGCCAAGGCTACTGCCAAAGCCCCGGCAAAGACGGCCGCCAAACCGGCCAGCAAGGCCAAAACTCCGGCCAAGGCCGCGGCGGCCAAGAAGACCGCGGCCAAACCAGCCGCCAAGAAGCCTGCGGCAAAGACGGCGGCCAAGAAAAAGTAAGCTACAAAAAACGACCCCGAACGGGGTCGTTTTACTTTTCGGAAGTTATGAACGATCCGAGAACAGCCTATACACTCCTTGTCATTCCGAGTGAGGGCCGCAGGCCCGACGAGGAATTCCTGATAAAGCTATAAACAGCTCGAGCTTGCGGGTAGGCAATCAATCCATAAACCAAGCTTCGCTCAAGTCTTCCCATTTAGGGTTAGCCGAAACGATTAACTTGCGCTTTTTCTCCCTGCGCCAACTCTTGATTTGCTTCTCGCGCAGAATGGCATCTTCCACGTAGGCAAATTCTTCGTAATACACCAGCCTGTATGTTTTTTCGCGGCGCGAGAATCCGGGCAATACTCCGCGTTTATGTTCCTCAACCCGGCGAAAAATGTCATTGGTCACGCCAACATAAGTGATGCCTGCTTTGTTGGACATGATGTACACGAAGAATGTACGCATCACGAGAAAGATTATAGGACTGGCAGTGCTTTATCCCCTAAGCTGTCTGTAGAACAATCCCAGCAGGAATTCCTCCTCGGGCCTAAAGGCCCTCGTTCGGAATGACAACAGGTAGGTAAGACGGCATAAAATGCAGGTCAATCCCTAATCACTGCCTGGCCCTGAATACCAATCCAGCACGCGCAGGGCGCGCAGCGTGTTCCAGCGACTGGGTTGGCCCTCACTCTCGCCCAAGTCCACCGGCATTGTGCCGGGATATTGGTTCTCCAGCAGCCAGCGACCTTCGGCGTCACGCTTGGACTCGACGAGTTCAATCGCCTCCGCCAGGCGTTCATCGGGCGCGATGCCAGCTTTGCGCAAGTACTCCAACCCGCGCAGCACGTCGTAGTGCCACCAGTTGGGGAAGGAGAAGCGCGCCCAATCGGGGTCGATCACCTCGCCGCTGCTCTTGCGGCGAAACAGGCCGCGCTCCAGCAGGTATTCTTGTCCGCGCAGGCGGGCCGCGGTCACCTCTGGGCTGGCGCCATGGACCAGTTCGTATTCCAGCAAAGCTTCCAGCACACAGATGGTGGTATTGAATGAAGAGCGCGTGGAGCCGTTCTCTGCTTCGCAGTTCCAGCCGCCGTCGGCCAGCTGCTCTTTGAGCAGGCGTTCGAGGATGCGCCCAATATCCTGGCCGAAGTAGGCGGCGCTGGCGGCCACCTGGCCGTTAATGCACGGCTCCACTTCGCCGGCAAAATAGGGGTTGCCCACAAAGTCCCAGCCATTCCAGTTG encodes:
- a CDS encoding DMT family transporter, which translates into the protein MSAISPPSTKLPPHLVLFVGILAVSSSALLIRYAQREAPSLVIAAFRMGFSALILLPLTLPRHAPELRRLTRFELGLAALGGGLLALHFASWILSLEYTSVASSVVLVTTNPLWVALLAPLFLKERLTPAVLLGMLVALSGGLLVGLSSSGNLAAGSQPLLGNFLALVGAWTGAGYILIGRRLRPVLPLTPYIFLVYGMAALVLAAMLAFSGLPVSGFSSEIYLYMLLLALLPQLLGHSSFNWALAHLPASFVSIALLGEPVGAIILAFFLLGETPGLLELLGGALILAGIFIATVQPSAKKGG
- a CDS encoding GIY-YIG nuclease family protein, translating into MRTFFVYIMSNKAGITYVGVTNDIFRRVEEHKRGVLPGFSRREKTYRLVYYEEFAYVEDAILREKQIKSWRREKKRKLIVSANPKWEDLSEAWFMD